A window of the Anomalospiza imberbis isolate Cuckoo-Finch-1a 21T00152 chromosome 34, ASM3175350v1, whole genome shotgun sequence genome harbors these coding sequences:
- the LOC137464023 gene encoding olfactory receptor 14J1-like, translated as MFFFLLNLALSDLGSICTTVPKAMHNSLWDTSTISYTGCAAQLFFFLFFISAELSLLTTMCYDRYVSICKPLHYGTLLGSRACAHMAAAAWVSAFLYSQLHTANTFSLPLCHGNALGQFFCEIPQILKLSCSKSYLRELGVLAVSACLVFGCFVFIVFSYVQIFRAVLRIPSEQGRHKAFSTCLPHLAVVSLFLSTAAFANLKPPSMSSPSLDLALSVLYSVVPPALNPLIYSLRNQELKAAVWTLMTGWFQKH; from the coding sequence atgttcttcttcctgctcaacctggccctcagtgacctgggctccatctgcaccactgtccccaaagccatgcacaattccctctgggacaccagcaccatctcctacacaggatgtgctgcacagctctttttctttctgttcttcatctcagcagagctttccctcctgaccaccatgtgctacgaccgctacgtgtccatctgcaaacccctgcactacgggaccctcctgggcagcagagcttgtgcccacatggcagcagctgcctgggtcagtgcctttctctattcacagctgcacacggccaatacattttccctgcccctttgccatggcaatgccctgggccagttcttctgtgaaatcccacagatcctcaaattatcctgctccaaatcctacctcagggaacttggggtccttgctgttagtgcctgtttggtatttggttgttttgtgttcattgttttctcctatgtgcagatcttcagggccgtgctgaggatcccctctgagcagggacggcacaaagccttttccacctgcctccctcaccttgccgtggtctctctgttcctcagcactgcagcatttgccaATCTcaagcccccctccatgtcctccccatccctggatctggccctgtcagttctgtactcggtggtgcctccagccctgaaccccctcatctacagcctgaggaaccaggagctcaaggctgcagtgtggacactgatgactggatggtttcagaaacattaa